In Stenotrophomonas sp. ASS1, the following proteins share a genomic window:
- the mdcE gene encoding biotin-independent malonate decarboxylase subunit gamma codes for MPLQTLLDALFPHGHAIAVNDSVLTGSATTEDGEVTVIGTADKLEVGVDHALALAETVLASTAALPQRPIVMLVDTAGQRLARRDELLGINGYFAHLAQTLDLARRRGARLVTLVYGESVSGGFLSFGLMADHIHALPDAQVRVMDLRAMARVTKQPLEKLQALSQSSPVFAPGVENYVAMGAVESLWEGDLAQHLLQALRTPAEGDLRAARGAQRGGRALAAGVSTAVAHGDA; via the coding sequence ATGCCGCTGCAGACCCTGCTCGATGCCCTGTTCCCGCATGGGCATGCCATTGCCGTGAACGATTCGGTGCTGACCGGTAGCGCCACCACCGAGGATGGCGAGGTGACCGTGATCGGTACCGCCGACAAACTCGAAGTCGGCGTGGACCACGCATTGGCACTGGCCGAAACCGTGCTTGCCAGCACCGCCGCGCTTCCACAGCGACCGATCGTGATGCTGGTGGACACCGCTGGCCAGCGCCTGGCGCGGCGTGACGAACTGCTTGGCATCAACGGCTACTTCGCTCACTTGGCGCAGACGCTGGATCTGGCACGCCGACGCGGTGCGCGGCTGGTGACCCTGGTCTATGGCGAGTCGGTCAGCGGCGGCTTTCTGTCGTTCGGCCTGATGGCCGACCACATCCACGCCCTGCCCGATGCACAGGTGCGGGTGATGGACCTGCGCGCGATGGCGCGGGTGACCAAGCAACCGCTGGAGAAACTGCAGGCACTCAGCCAGAGCTCGCCGGTGTTCGCGCCGGGCGTGGAGAACTACGTGGCGATGGGTGCGGTGGAATCGCTGTGGGAGGGCGATCTTGCCCAGCACCTGCTGCAGGCGCTGCGCACGCCCGCCGAAGGCGACCTGCGTGCCGCACGCGGCGCACAGCGCGGCGGTCGTGCCCTGGCGGCAGGGGTTTCGACTGCGGTGGCCCACGGCGATGCCTGA
- the mdcB gene encoding triphosphoribosyl-dephospho-CoA synthase MdcB produces MNAVVKRVARSTPAVDSARLGRLAIASLHAELALAPKPGLVTPFDRGSHHDMDAGTFLRSLFALRHYFIAVADAGASAAPFQTLRRHGIAAEISMLHATAGINTHRGAIFSLGLLVAASAACWGRAGRVAAAEQVCQEVRRWAPELAAAPLDANSPGQRARARHGVQGVREQAAAGYPLLREVALPALRHALASGLPREAAMCQTLMQLIACVDDLNLLHRGGADGLRWAQRQARTFLDAGGTFAPDWQVHLRRIGDGFVMRRLSPGGSADLLACSVFLLQQEQA; encoded by the coding sequence ATGAACGCCGTCGTGAAGCGCGTCGCCCGGTCCACCCCGGCGGTGGACAGCGCGCGCCTGGGGCGCCTTGCCATCGCCAGCCTGCACGCCGAACTGGCCCTTGCCCCCAAACCGGGACTGGTTACACCGTTCGATCGCGGCAGCCACCACGACATGGATGCCGGCACCTTCCTGCGCAGCCTGTTCGCGTTGCGCCACTATTTCATCGCCGTGGCCGACGCCGGTGCCAGCGCGGCGCCGTTCCAGACGCTGCGCCGGCATGGCATCGCCGCCGAGATATCGATGCTGCACGCCACTGCGGGCATCAACACCCATCGCGGTGCGATCTTCAGCCTTGGCCTGCTGGTGGCCGCGTCCGCTGCCTGCTGGGGCCGCGCGGGCCGTGTCGCCGCAGCCGAGCAGGTCTGCCAGGAAGTGCGCCGTTGGGCGCCCGAGCTCGCCGCCGCGCCTCTGGATGCGAACAGCCCTGGCCAGCGCGCGCGTGCACGGCACGGCGTGCAAGGTGTGCGCGAACAAGCGGCCGCCGGCTACCCGCTGCTGCGCGAAGTGGCACTGCCTGCCCTGCGCCACGCACTGGCCAGCGGCCTGCCACGCGAGGCCGCGATGTGCCAGACCCTGATGCAGCTGATCGCGTGCGTGGATGACCTCAACCTGCTGCACCGGGGCGGCGCCGACGGCCTGCGCTGGGCCCAGCGGCAGGCACGCACCTTCCTGGACGCCGGTGGCACCTTCGCGCCGGACTGGCAGGTACATCTGCGTCGCATCGGTGACGGCTTCGTCATGCGCCGGCTGAGCCCGGGCGGCAGCGCAGACCTGTTGGCCTGCAGCGTGTTCCTGCTGCAGCAGGAGCAGGCATGA
- the mdcH gene encoding malonate decarboxylase subunit epsilon, with the protein MSLALLCPGQGAQHAAMFDRVRDLAAARPVLDATSELLGRDVFAAAAADDRFDNVRAQPLLCAASLAHWQGLREILPTPTVIAGYSIGELAAHAIAGGVDAATCLALAAQRALLMDSASPADAGLQAVLGLERHVLQPLCDLHGAHVAIANGQDHFIVGGTHASLQRLADAARPQGADIRPLPVHVPAHTPLLTAAVAPFAAALDASPLQAPRLPLLAGIDARPVRDRATAVHTLSTQLAQTIEWAQVMRQAFERGARVFLQLGPGNALARMVAPAYPCCEVRAVEEFQSLEGAAGWGRSALERLQ; encoded by the coding sequence ATGAGCCTGGCCCTGCTCTGCCCTGGCCAAGGCGCGCAGCACGCGGCGATGTTCGATCGCGTGCGCGATCTGGCTGCTGCGCGGCCGGTGCTCGATGCCACGAGCGAACTGCTCGGCCGCGATGTATTCGCCGCTGCGGCGGCCGACGACCGCTTCGACAATGTGCGGGCGCAACCACTGTTGTGCGCAGCAAGCCTGGCGCATTGGCAGGGCCTGCGCGAGATATTGCCAACGCCGACGGTGATCGCGGGTTACAGCATCGGCGAGCTGGCCGCACATGCCATCGCCGGCGGCGTCGATGCGGCCACCTGCCTTGCCCTGGCTGCGCAGCGCGCACTGTTGATGGACAGTGCCAGCCCCGCCGATGCAGGCCTGCAGGCAGTGCTTGGCCTGGAACGCCATGTACTGCAGCCGCTGTGCGATCTGCACGGAGCGCACGTGGCCATCGCCAACGGGCAGGACCATTTCATCGTGGGCGGCACGCACGCCTCATTGCAGCGGCTGGCCGATGCCGCGCGGCCGCAGGGTGCGGACATCCGTCCACTGCCGGTGCACGTGCCTGCACACACACCGTTGCTGACAGCGGCGGTCGCACCGTTCGCTGCCGCACTCGACGCCTCGCCACTGCAGGCCCCACGCCTGCCGCTGCTGGCCGGCATCGATGCGCGACCGGTGCGGGATCGGGCAACGGCAGTCCACACGCTGTCGACGCAGCTCGCACAGACCATCGAATGGGCGCAGGTGATGCGCCAGGCCTTCGAGCGTGGCGCGCGGGTGTTCCTGCAGCTGGGCCCGGGCAACGCCTTGGCGCGCATGGTCGCGCCGGCCTATCCGTGCTGCGAAGTGCGCGCGGTGGAAGAGTTCCAGAGCCTTGAAGGCGCCGCGGGCTGGGGCCGCAGTGCGCTGGAACGGCTGCAGTAA
- a CDS encoding SLC13 family permease, translating to MSPQIATIIGLVIMFIVATAMPINMGAVAFALAFIIGGLWVDMGGKEVLAGFPGDLFLTLVGITYLFAIAQKNGTIDLLVHWAVKAVRGHIVAIPWVMFVITAVLTAFGALGPAAVAIIGPVALRFAKQYNINPLMMGLLVIHGAQAGGFSPISVYGSITNGVVQKAGLEVTEMAVFLTSLGFNFMMATICFFAFGGIALLRRGSITAAGTLGNAELAMAGGPQASSRQFAIEGHGALVAAGGGTLSNDPVALDAVNLTRERLFTLIGLLGLGVAALIYNLNVGLVSITVAVALALLSPQSQKGAVDGISWSTVLLICGVVTYIGVLEHAGAVDFIGNGVSDIGIPLLGALLVCYVGGIVSAFASSAAVLGATIPLAVPFLMQGHLSAAGVICALAVSSTIVDVSPFSTNGALVVASAAQEERETLFRRFLVYSGLVVALGPLLAWLVFVVPGWM from the coding sequence ATGAGTCCACAAATCGCAACGATCATCGGTCTGGTGATCATGTTCATCGTCGCCACCGCGATGCCGATCAACATGGGTGCCGTCGCCTTCGCGCTGGCCTTCATCATCGGCGGGCTGTGGGTCGACATGGGCGGCAAGGAGGTCCTGGCCGGCTTTCCCGGCGATCTGTTCCTGACCCTGGTCGGCATTACCTATCTGTTCGCCATCGCGCAGAAGAACGGCACCATCGACCTGCTGGTGCACTGGGCAGTGAAAGCCGTGCGCGGCCATATCGTGGCCATTCCGTGGGTGATGTTCGTGATCACCGCGGTCCTCACTGCGTTCGGTGCACTGGGCCCGGCGGCGGTCGCGATCATCGGCCCGGTCGCGCTGCGCTTTGCCAAGCAGTACAACATCAATCCACTGATGATGGGCCTGCTGGTCATCCATGGTGCGCAGGCGGGCGGCTTCTCGCCGATCAGCGTGTACGGCAGCATCACCAATGGCGTGGTGCAGAAAGCCGGGCTGGAAGTGACCGAGATGGCGGTGTTCCTGACCAGTCTGGGCTTCAACTTCATGATGGCGACGATCTGCTTCTTCGCCTTTGGTGGCATCGCCCTGCTGCGCCGTGGCTCGATCACCGCAGCAGGAACACTCGGCAATGCCGAGCTGGCGATGGCCGGTGGCCCGCAGGCGTCGTCGCGCCAGTTCGCGATCGAAGGTCATGGCGCGCTGGTCGCGGCAGGCGGCGGCACGCTCAGCAATGATCCGGTGGCACTGGATGCGGTGAACCTGACCCGCGAGCGGTTGTTCACCCTGATCGGCCTGCTCGGCCTGGGCGTGGCCGCGCTGATCTACAACCTCAACGTCGGCCTGGTCTCGATCACCGTGGCGGTGGCGCTGGCGCTGTTGTCGCCACAGAGCCAGAAGGGTGCGGTCGATGGCATCAGCTGGTCCACCGTGCTGCTGATCTGCGGCGTGGTGACCTACATCGGCGTGCTGGAACATGCCGGCGCGGTGGACTTCATCGGCAACGGTGTGTCCGACATCGGCATCCCACTGCTCGGCGCGCTGCTGGTCTGCTATGTCGGCGGCATCGTCTCTGCATTCGCTTCGTCGGCAGCGGTACTCGGCGCGACGATTCCATTGGCGGTGCCGTTCCTGATGCAGGGCCACCTCAGCGCCGCCGGCGTGATCTGCGCGCTGGCGGTGTCATCCACCATCGTCGATGTCAGCCCGTTCTCGACCAATGGCGCACTGGTGGTGGCCTCGGCAGCGCAGGAAGAGCGCGAGACCCTGTTCCGCCGCTTCCTGGTGTACAGCGGCCTGGTGGTGGCCCTGGGGCCGTTGCTGGCCTGGCTGGTGTTCGTGGTGCCAGGCTGGATGTAA
- the mdcA gene encoding malonate decarboxylase subunit alpha, giving the protein MNPSWDTLERSRQARLERAAPWARGREVAATDVGELLHALLEPSDKVCLEGNNQKQADFLAQALADLDPARVHDLHMVQSVLSLPSHLDVFERGIAAKLDFSFSGPQSVRLANLVAEGRIQIGAIHTYLELFGRYFIDLTPRVAMVAAQAADRHGNLYTGPNTEDTPVIVEATAFGGGIVIAQVNEIVDTLPRVDIPADWVNFVVQAPKPNHIEPLFTRDPAQISEIQVLMAMMAIKGIYAEYGVNRLNHGIGFDTAAIELLLPTYAESLGLKGKICQHWALNPHPALIPAIESGFVKSVHSFGSELGMEKYIAARSDVFFTGADGSMRSNRAFSQTAGLYACDMFIGSTLQIDLQGNSSTATRDRIAGFGGAPNMGSDARGRRHASEAWIKAGQQAARPGEMPRGRKLVVQMVETFREHMAPAFVDRLDAWELAERADMPLPPVMIYGDDVSHVLTEEGIANLLLCRTPEEREQAIRGVSGYTAVGMGRDRAMVENLRDRGVIRRPDDLGISVRDASRDLLAARSVKDLVRWSGGLYDPPKRFRNW; this is encoded by the coding sequence ATGAACCCGAGCTGGGATACGTTGGAACGCAGCCGCCAGGCCCGCCTGGAACGTGCCGCGCCGTGGGCCCGGGGACGTGAGGTCGCCGCCACCGACGTGGGCGAGCTGCTGCACGCACTGCTGGAGCCAAGCGACAAGGTCTGCCTGGAGGGCAACAACCAGAAACAGGCCGATTTCCTCGCCCAGGCCCTGGCCGACCTTGACCCGGCCCGGGTGCACGACCTGCACATGGTGCAGTCGGTGCTGTCTCTGCCGTCGCACCTGGATGTATTCGAGCGTGGCATCGCCGCGAAGCTGGACTTCTCGTTCTCCGGCCCGCAATCGGTGCGGCTGGCCAATCTGGTGGCCGAAGGGCGCATCCAGATCGGTGCCATCCACACCTACCTCGAACTGTTCGGCCGCTACTTCATCGACCTGACCCCACGCGTGGCGATGGTCGCCGCGCAGGCCGCCGATCGCCACGGCAATCTCTACACCGGCCCGAACACCGAAGACACCCCGGTCATCGTCGAGGCCACCGCGTTCGGTGGCGGCATCGTCATCGCCCAGGTCAACGAGATCGTCGACACCCTCCCCCGCGTCGACATCCCTGCTGACTGGGTCAACTTCGTGGTGCAGGCGCCGAAGCCGAACCACATCGAGCCGCTGTTCACCCGCGACCCGGCGCAGATCTCCGAGATCCAGGTGCTGATGGCGATGATGGCGATCAAGGGCATCTACGCCGAGTACGGCGTGAACCGCCTCAATCATGGCATCGGCTTCGACACCGCCGCCATCGAGCTGCTGCTGCCGACCTACGCCGAATCGCTCGGGCTGAAGGGAAAGATCTGCCAGCACTGGGCGCTCAATCCACACCCCGCACTGATTCCGGCGATCGAATCGGGCTTCGTCAAATCGGTGCATTCGTTCGGTTCCGAACTGGGCATGGAGAAGTACATCGCCGCACGCAGCGATGTGTTCTTCACCGGTGCCGACGGCTCGATGCGCTCCAACCGCGCGTTCTCGCAGACCGCCGGCCTGTATGCCTGCGACATGTTCATCGGTTCCACCCTGCAGATCGACCTGCAGGGCAACAGCTCCACTGCCACCCGCGACCGCATTGCCGGCTTCGGTGGCGCACCGAACATGGGCTCCGATGCACGTGGCCGCCGCCATGCCAGCGAGGCCTGGATCAAGGCCGGCCAGCAGGCCGCACGCCCCGGTGAGATGCCGCGTGGCCGCAAGCTGGTGGTGCAGATGGTGGAAACCTTCCGCGAACACATGGCACCGGCCTTCGTCGATCGGCTGGACGCCTGGGAGCTGGCCGAGCGCGCGGACATGCCGCTGCCACCGGTGATGATCTATGGCGACGACGTCAGCCATGTACTGACCGAAGAAGGCATCGCCAACCTGCTGCTGTGCCGCACCCCTGAAGAGCGCGAACAGGCGATCCGCGGCGTGTCCGGCTATACCGCCGTGGGCATGGGGCGCGACCGCGCGATGGTGGAGAACCTGCGCGACCGCGGCGTGATCCGCCGTCCCGATGACCTCGGCATTTCCGTGCGCGATGCCAGCCGTGACCTGCTTGCGGCGCGTTCGGTGAAGGACCTGGTGCGCTGGTCCGGCGGCCTGTACGACCCGCCCAAGCGCTTCCGCAACTGGTAA
- a CDS encoding TonB-dependent siderophore receptor, which yields MSLTFRNRLPRRALLPATLLSSLALVASPAFAEAAADASDAKTLDRVSVRAKQSAPPSSTTRLPITLQETPQSATAISLKRLQDESLFSINDVMRNVTGVSVSFYDTQRPLYYARGFAITDFQVDGIPTYSGSTNQEYDTAFYDRIEVIRGANGLLSGAGVPSATVNLLRKRPGKEFDASFAISAGSWDYRRMEADVTAPLTDDGRFRSRVVAAYTDRGLYYDRYDENKMAGMAVLEGDVTDSTTITLGYQSQDNNPTGSTWGTVPFFDNQGNFAHLPRSTNLSPKWSYWKRESNTAFANLEQRFGDNWLLKINTAYTRGNVQNVRLYGTGEPDPVTGSGIFLRAAAGDSKDTRRNVDAYLTGSFDLFGRDHDLTVGAQWSDLEGTTNTLALNFPADWATCVSATGARERCYYIPNVYSWNGDISEVTYRRTGARRMAKTTQSGVYLATRLRLADPLSLIAGARLSRWETLSRSYNAAGAYTGTSGAYKVSDEVTPYVGLVYDITPNVSAYASYTEIFNPQNFKDRNENLLAPVQGSNLEAGIKTQWLDGRLTANAAVFEAKQDNYAVRDMSVPDGSLSDGTSAYIGINGTKARGWEMDVNGEILPGWTVNAGYTHVKVTRAATDLLYANPPKDLLQLNTQLQLRGALERLSIGGGVQWQSKVQGYNIAYPLGGTVTVNQPAYMLVQFNANYRISDNWTATLSVRNALDKTYWANLDYNNYGEPRFVSASLRWKF from the coding sequence ATGTCCCTGACGTTCCGTAACCGCCTGCCCCGCCGTGCGCTGCTGCCGGCTACCCTGCTCTCTTCGCTCGCGCTGGTCGCGTCTCCGGCGTTCGCCGAGGCCGCCGCCGATGCATCCGATGCCAAGACCCTGGACCGGGTCAGCGTCCGTGCCAAGCAGTCCGCTCCGCCATCCAGCACCACCCGCCTGCCGATCACACTGCAGGAAACCCCGCAGTCGGCCACTGCGATCAGCCTGAAGCGCCTGCAGGACGAATCGCTGTTCAGCATCAACGACGTGATGCGCAACGTCACCGGCGTCAGCGTGTCCTTCTATGACACCCAGCGCCCGCTGTACTACGCACGCGGCTTCGCCATCACTGACTTCCAGGTCGACGGCATCCCGACCTACAGCGGTTCCACCAACCAGGAATACGACACCGCTTTCTACGACCGTATCGAAGTGATCCGCGGTGCCAACGGCCTGCTCAGCGGCGCCGGCGTGCCGTCGGCCACCGTCAACCTGCTGCGCAAGCGGCCGGGCAAGGAGTTCGATGCCTCGTTCGCGATCAGCGCCGGCAGCTGGGACTATCGGCGCATGGAGGCGGACGTGACCGCGCCGCTGACCGATGACGGCCGTTTCCGCAGCCGCGTGGTCGCCGCCTATACCGATCGTGGCCTGTATTACGACCGCTACGACGAGAACAAGATGGCCGGCATGGCGGTGCTGGAAGGCGACGTCACCGACAGCACGACGATCACCCTCGGTTACCAGAGCCAGGACAACAATCCGACCGGCTCGACCTGGGGCACCGTGCCGTTCTTCGACAACCAGGGCAATTTCGCGCACCTGCCGCGCTCGACCAACCTGTCGCCGAAGTGGAGCTACTGGAAGCGCGAGAGCAACACTGCCTTCGCCAACCTGGAACAGCGCTTCGGCGACAACTGGCTGTTGAAGATCAACACCGCCTACACCCGCGGCAACGTTCAGAATGTGCGCCTGTACGGCACCGGCGAGCCGGACCCGGTGACCGGCTCGGGCATCTTCCTGCGCGCGGCCGCCGGTGATTCGAAGGACACCCGGCGCAACGTCGATGCCTACCTGACCGGCAGCTTCGATCTGTTCGGCCGCGACCACGACCTCACCGTGGGGGCGCAATGGTCGGACCTGGAAGGCACGACAAATACCCTGGCACTGAACTTCCCGGCCGACTGGGCAACGTGTGTCAGCGCCACGGGTGCACGCGAACGCTGCTACTACATTCCCAACGTGTACAGCTGGAACGGCGATATCTCCGAGGTCACCTACCGCCGTACCGGCGCGCGCCGCATGGCCAAGACCACGCAGAGTGGCGTCTATCTTGCCACCCGCCTGCGCCTGGCCGATCCGCTGTCGCTGATTGCCGGCGCACGCCTGAGCCGCTGGGAAACCCTCAGCCGCTCCTACAACGCCGCAGGCGCCTACACCGGCACCAGCGGTGCATACAAGGTGAGTGATGAAGTCACCCCGTACGTGGGCCTGGTCTACGACATCACGCCGAACGTCTCGGCGTACGCCAGCTACACCGAGATCTTCAACCCGCAGAACTTCAAGGACCGCAACGAGAACCTGCTGGCGCCAGTACAGGGCTCGAACCTGGAAGCAGGCATCAAGACGCAGTGGCTCGATGGCCGCCTGACTGCCAATGCCGCGGTGTTCGAGGCCAAGCAGGACAACTACGCGGTGCGTGACATGAGCGTGCCGGACGGTTCGCTGAGCGATGGCACCTCCGCCTACATCGGGATCAACGGCACCAAGGCGCGCGGCTGGGAGATGGACGTCAACGGCGAGATCCTGCCGGGCTGGACGGTCAATGCCGGCTATACCCACGTCAAGGTCACCCGCGCCGCCACCGATCTGCTGTACGCCAACCCGCCCAAGGACCTGCTGCAGCTCAACACGCAGCTGCAGTTGCGTGGCGCGCTGGAGCGCCTGAGCATCGGCGGTGGCGTGCAGTGGCAGAGCAAGGTGCAGGGCTACAACATCGCCTACCCGCTGGGCGGCACAGTGACGGTGAACCAGCCGGCCTACATGCTGGTCCAGTTCAACGCCAACTACCGCATCAGCGACAACTGGACGGCAACCCTGAGCGTGCGCAACGCACTGGACAAGACCTACTGGGCGAATCTGGACTACAACAACTACGGCGAACCGCGCTTCGTGTCGGCCAGCCTGCGCTGGAAGTTCTGA
- the mdcC gene encoding malonate decarboxylase acyl carrier protein: METLDYRFEGHTAVQFPRDAVLVGVLASGNLEILLEPAVLDGAMTVRIITAAQGFGRVWEAVIGDFAQRHPLRDVRVSINDAGATPAVVSLRLDQAVETLLAGDPR; the protein is encoded by the coding sequence ATGGAAACCCTCGACTATCGATTCGAAGGACACACGGCGGTGCAGTTTCCGCGCGATGCAGTGCTGGTCGGCGTACTGGCCTCGGGCAACCTGGAAATCCTGCTGGAGCCGGCCGTACTGGACGGCGCGATGACGGTGCGCATCATCACCGCCGCTCAGGGCTTTGGCCGTGTCTGGGAGGCGGTGATCGGTGATTTCGCACAGCGCCATCCGCTGCGCGATGTACGCGTCTCGATCAACGATGCCGGTGCGACCCCGGCGGTGGTCAGCCTGCGCCTGGACCAGGCCGTGGAAACCCTGCTTGCTGGAGATCCACGATGA
- a CDS encoding GntR family transcriptional regulator — protein MAIAPAPRSPKKRAPLYEEVAEHVRERIYDYRLPPGEWIDEPALCEELGISRTPLREALKLLAAEGLVQIDAGRGSRVTRLTLEDLNQLFPVMAMLEGRCAHEAVKHIDDAGVQQLEDLHAAMEAAAAEGNIAEYYRNNYLIHETVQHYAGNPWLIRITHDLHRILKMHRGRQLLTPGRTAQSLAEHRELMECFRRRDAQAAERTMERHLLSQGQALAAYVAAGGLLNVPAPLPTEGGG, from the coding sequence ATGGCCATTGCCCCTGCCCCGCGGTCACCGAAGAAGCGCGCACCCCTGTACGAAGAGGTGGCCGAACACGTGCGCGAGCGCATCTACGATTACCGGCTGCCGCCGGGAGAGTGGATCGACGAGCCCGCGCTGTGCGAAGAACTGGGCATCAGCCGCACGCCGCTGCGCGAGGCGCTGAAGCTGCTGGCCGCCGAAGGCCTGGTGCAGATCGATGCGGGTCGTGGCAGCCGGGTCACGCGACTGACGCTGGAAGACCTCAACCAGCTGTTCCCGGTGATGGCGATGCTGGAAGGCCGCTGCGCGCATGAGGCGGTGAAGCACATCGACGATGCCGGCGTGCAGCAGCTCGAAGACCTGCATGCAGCGATGGAAGCAGCGGCGGCCGAGGGCAACATCGCCGAGTACTACCGCAACAACTACCTGATCCACGAAACCGTGCAGCATTACGCGGGCAACCCCTGGCTGATCCGCATCACCCACGATCTGCACCGCATCCTGAAGATGCATCGTGGCCGTCAGCTGCTGACCCCGGGTCGCACCGCGCAGTCGCTGGCCGAACACCGCGAGCTGATGGAATGCTTCCGCCGCCGCGACGCGCAGGCTGCCGAACGCACCATGGAACGCCATCTGCTGAGCCAGGGCCAGGC
- a CDS encoding biotin-independent malonate decarboxylase subunit beta: MSRTQRHSYYEADARERIAGLIDAGSFREFLGPARRMMSPHLAQLDQPAAFDDGIVVGEATLRGRRVLLAAQQGEFMGGGVGEVHGAKLTGLLHRAAETRPDGVLLLLDTGGVRLHEANAGLIAISEIMRATLDARAAGVPVVALIGSGNGAFGGMGIVARCCSTVVMSEEGRLSLSGPEVIETVRGVEEFDSRDRALVWRVTGGKHRYLIDQAQVLVPDAIEAFAQAASNALQPDTSSTDPDTALAALQERHAALKARVQAWGDCRDGLEIWARLGITTPERLTLLDTDAFLIATADRSLP, from the coding sequence ATGAGCCGGACGCAGCGCCACAGTTACTACGAAGCCGATGCACGTGAGCGCATCGCCGGCCTGATCGACGCCGGCTCGTTCCGTGAATTCCTCGGCCCGGCGCGGCGGATGATGAGCCCGCACCTGGCACAGCTCGACCAGCCCGCGGCGTTCGACGACGGTATCGTTGTCGGCGAAGCCACACTGCGCGGCCGACGCGTGCTGCTGGCCGCACAGCAGGGTGAATTCATGGGCGGCGGCGTGGGCGAGGTGCACGGCGCCAAGTTGACCGGGCTGCTGCACCGTGCAGCGGAAACCCGACCTGACGGTGTGCTGCTGCTGCTCGATACCGGCGGCGTGCGCCTGCACGAAGCCAACGCGGGATTGATTGCCATTTCCGAGATCATGCGCGCCACCCTGGACGCGCGCGCTGCAGGCGTGCCGGTGGTGGCGCTGATCGGCAGCGGCAACGGCGCATTCGGTGGCATGGGCATCGTCGCCCGCTGCTGCAGCACGGTGGTCATGTCCGAGGAAGGCCGGCTGTCACTGTCCGGACCGGAAGTAATCGAGACCGTGCGTGGTGTGGAAGAGTTCGATTCCCGCGATCGTGCGCTGGTCTGGCGCGTAACGGGAGGCAAGCACCGCTACCTGATCGACCAGGCACAGGTGCTGGTGCCCGATGCCATCGAGGCGTTCGCGCAGGCTGCCAGCAATGCGCTGCAGCCCGATACCAGCAGCACCGATCCAGATACTGCACTGGCCGCGCTGCAGGAACGCCATGCGGCACTGAAGGCGCGCGTGCAGGCCTGGGGCGATTGCCGCGATGGCCTTGAGATCTGGGCGCGGCTGGGTATCACTACCCCCGAGCGACTGACGCTGCTCGACACCGATGCGTTCCTCATCGCCACCGCCGACCGGAGCCTGCCATGA
- the mdcG gene encoding malonate decarboxylase holo-[acyl-carrier-protein] synthase: MPERPARHTLAWLSADADWRADVTAQEPRLAAWFAQGLPAMVARCAADDPDPRLRLGVPLPPSEGKQRLALRVALQDVQQLQPPPPLDHVLAGGVPADWQAALQAMLRLAPARVFGAFAWQHLSGLPYVHARSDIDLLWQVDDARQADLLVERLQHWESAYGHRVDGELCLVDGGAVNWREYAGRSREVLVKRIDGAALELREALFNATGVVA, translated from the coding sequence ATGCCTGAGCGGCCCGCCCGCCACACGCTGGCCTGGCTGTCGGCCGATGCCGACTGGCGGGCTGACGTGACTGCACAGGAACCACGCCTGGCAGCGTGGTTCGCGCAGGGCCTGCCGGCCATGGTGGCGCGCTGTGCGGCGGACGACCCCGACCCTCGGCTGCGTCTGGGGGTACCGCTACCGCCAAGCGAAGGCAAGCAACGGCTGGCGCTGCGCGTGGCCCTGCAGGACGTCCAGCAGCTGCAGCCTCCCCCTCCCTTGGATCACGTTCTCGCCGGCGGCGTTCCGGCGGATTGGCAGGCGGCGTTGCAGGCAATGCTGCGACTTGCACCGGCCCGCGTATTCGGCGCCTTCGCATGGCAGCACCTCAGCGGACTGCCCTATGTGCACGCGCGCTCGGACATCGACCTGCTGTGGCAGGTGGATGACGCGCGCCAGGCCGACCTGCTGGTCGAACGCCTGCAGCACTGGGAAAGCGCCTACGGGCATCGCGTAGATGGCGAACTGTGCCTGGTGGATGGTGGCGCGGTGAACTGGCGCGAATACGCCGGTCGCAGCCGCGAAGTACTGGTCAAACGCATTGATGGTGCCGCTCTGGAACTGCGCGAGGCCTTGTTCAACGCCACTGGAGTTGTCGCATGA